Below is a genomic region from Rosa chinensis cultivar Old Blush chromosome 5, RchiOBHm-V2, whole genome shotgun sequence.
GAATCTCTCTTATCTCAGTCTCctccttttctctctccctctcacaAAAATACAGAGATATGCTAGATGAGTAGATGCACAGAAATTTCTAGCTAGCAAATACTATTATCCAAGAATCTCCACTCACATTGTCTAGAGAATATATAAACAGTTACTATAATCCAAGCACAAACTAACGTACGTACCTTCAAATCCATAGgttgatatgtatatatagttgTCTGGGGAAAATGAAAACTATGGTTTTTTTCGATTGGAATGAAAACTATGGTTGCGACTACTCAAACAAAGTAGAATATATATGTCTCACTTTTCTTGAGGTTCACATTACTTTCGCCACAATCTCAATGGTATATATATGTCAGCATTCCTCTAGACGTAGACACATGTTTAGTTTTCAACTTTCAATGTGAATGGTTAGAAAAGTTTAGCATTCTTCTATATATCCCAAATCCAAACCACCGCTCCTTAATTATcaataatatcaaaactataGATCATTAAGTAGAAAGTTAAACAACATGAATATAGATGAACAAAAGCAACACACATATATTAACCACATTGCAAGAACAAAGTCTCCTTCTCTTCTATACCATTGTATCCAATTAACCCCCATTTTCCTCACTAAACCATCtccccaagaagaaaaaaacaaataaaaaaattattagtttcTTCAAGCCACAACTAGTAAACCCACCACCAAGTCTATACCACCCCCCAACCTAATCACAAATACATGAGAAGGAAACAAtgtcatgcatatatatacaccTTGACCTTAAATAAACACCAACTTACTCGAGTAGTATTGCATGAAGACGATGCTGATGATAGTTTGATAGTACTTGATCTTGAGGCAAATGAGAGAGAAACGAAGAAGATCCGAGGTTCCTCTCAGCGCAATTTCGGTGTTTCGATCTGATCAACCTTCATTACTAAAATAAGAGGCTGATGATCCATTCTTCAATTGCTGCTGACATGATCACTCCGATCCACCCACCCTTGATttcctttgttctttttttttttctttttctgttttttttcttttttcttttttttgagctTTGAATTGAAACCCACACCGACTAAGAAAACCTAAAATCCTAAGAGAACCAAAATGACTTCAACCAAAGAAGGGAAACTAATTCAaactggcaaaaaaaaaaaaaattagatcagAGAAGAGACCGACGACCCAAGATTCGCCGGATCATGCCAATTATTAGCTCCGAGATTCGACGAGCTCCAGTAAAGAGTAGGATCCGATGAGAGTCCCATTTGCTCTGTATTAGCCTGGTGATTAGTACTCCACCCCATCCTGCTTTGTCCACCATCTTCTACTTTCACTTCCTTCACCGCCTGGCCGCCGCCGTTGCCAGCTGCTGCTATCTGAAGATCCTCAAACGGCAGCAAGTTCTGGAAATACTGATTATTATTCCCTCTGACATCCTTAAACCCACCGTTGATGAACTTGGAAGCGAGAACAGAGGCCATAGTTGGAGCTGTGCTATAAGATGTGGAATTAAAAATGGAATGATCGGAAGAATGAAGCGAATTCGCGGCCACAAGATCTTGGATTTGCTTGCTGGTTGCCGCCGGATTAAACCTTTGATCACCAAACCCTAACCCGAGAGCACTGAACTGATCAAACCCGGATGTAGTAAACGGATTAATCCCCATGTGATCAGGTTGGTTACTACCTAACCCGTAAAACAGCTGATTCATATGATGATTCGAGTTCGAGGCCAAGTCGATCTGAGGATGGTTTTGTTGTGCGTTGGGATTCGAGTTTGAGTTACCACTGTTCGGAGCCGAAGAAGCGGAAGAAGAAGCTCCATTATCCACGGCTGAGCTCGAGCTAGGTCTTTTCACGCGCTTGTTCTTTCTACACCCACCGCCGACCGGAACATTTCTAAGCGTGCCGCCTCTGGTCCAGTAGCGCTTGCAGGCCTTGCAGAAGTGTCTGGGCTGAGACAAGCTGTAATTGTTGTAGTAACAGAACTTGGTGTTGGAAGAATCACATCGAGGACATTTAAGGGCTTGTTGCTGCTGTTGAAGTTGCTCTTGGCCCGGTTTTTCCATCAATCTAGAAGCTCCTACCGCCGTTGTAGAACCCATCACGCCCTTGTGGTTCTGATCATCATCGTCGTCGATCTAATTGGAATCGAAGAAGGaatgcaaaagaaagaaaggaaaaagagagtTAAGGCGGTGTGCTAGGGTAAAAATAACAACACAGAATAAATATTCTCGTCCAAAAGCTAAGCAACAAAGAAATGTCTGATATATGTTTTGTCAAATAAtttgagagagaaacagagagagagagagagagagag
It encodes:
- the LOC112165842 gene encoding dof zinc finger protein DOF1.4, producing the protein MLMDQQKMVLISSTTNDWPQIDDDDDQNHKGVMGSTTAVGASRLMEKPGQEQLQQQQQALKCPRCDSSNTKFCYYNNYSLSQPRHFCKACKRYWTRGGTLRNVPVGGGCRKNKRVKRPSSSSAVDNGASSSASSAPNSGNSNSNPNAQQNHPQIDLASNSNHHMNQLFYGLGSNQPDHMGINPFTTSGFDQFSALGLGFGDQRFNPAATSKQIQDLVAANSLHSSDHSIFNSTSYSTAPTMASVLASKFINGGFKDVRGNNNQYFQNLLPFEDLQIAAAGNGGGQAVKEVKVEDGGQSRMGWSTNHQANTEQMGLSSDPTLYWSSSNLGANNWHDPANLGSSVSSLI